tggcggtgctacctcttgacagaggaggttgcaccgcccagtctagctcgaagactgagctctgggcggttgcacctcccagcctcgcagccctggcggttgcacctcctggctggggcggttgcacctcccaacctcacagccctggcggttgcacctcctggctggggcggttgcacctcctggtgcaatcagggtccgaatggttcgctccattcggcccaatttgaatcttttcaggggcccaattgccccaagattaagctaatgggatcacctcccattttcatgcttaatcatcatgctaactacgattaactctaagacaacttctgcagctttgctccgatgcgtcaatcgcttcttccggcgagtttccggccaacttccgtcgatcatccgataaaccctcggtgatccttctgcggacatccggcatactcctggactttgcgacgatccacttggcgagttccgacgagcttcgcttggcaagcttctggacttctcggatctgttctcgctgaacctccgacgaccgtccgaacttccgtcgaactctcgaactcccaacgtgatcatgatcttgactccggcgcaacacctgctgcttgtcttactctcatcgtagttaatcctgcacacttatctcaacacatagattagataacaaatgacaattgacttcatcatcaaaatccgagattcaacacatctcaCCCATGCGTTCAATCACCCTACCGGCATCGTAAACACGGTCGATCAAGGTCATGGTATAGTGCTACCCCTGCATAAGGATCGGCGTCAGTGACCATTTTCAGACGGTAGCCAGAAAAATGCCGAGCTCACCCATACGAGGGACTTGGCCGCCCGATCCATCAGTACCATGGAGGGTGAATAGTATAGCTACTTCGCTAGTGTCGGATGCAACACCCCTCATGAGAACTCTTGGGCTGCCGACCCATCAGACCAGATCCTACTCTCAGCCTTGAGAGTTGGCCATCTGGTGCTATAGGGTGCCCCCGGCTACTCATCTGCAAGGTCAACCATACCAAGGGCCTAAAAAGGCTTCCCTTCGGAGCGAGCGCGGATATGACACAAGTCCCGCACCAAACTCGGCCGAACTGTGGATCTCTACGAGGGGCCTTCACCAAGAGAGGCAGCCCACCTCCTCTCCCGCGCATGCACTAAGCCCTCGCCCTGAAGGCCGCCACCTGACTCACCCATCCTTGGGGCTGCCATCCGTGGGTCGCCATGCTCTCCAAAACCTTTCGGATGCCGACCTTAGCCTTCTTCTTCGGTCGACCCACCTCCGGATCCCTGGGCGACTTCGACCCACGGGCCGGTGTTCCCTTTTTCGAAGGAACCCCGGAGCCGAATCCTTCACGATCTCAGGTCGGCTGTGCCACAACCGCAGTATGTGGCATCCCCTTCAGTCTGGCGGTTCACCATCTCTATGAAACAAAGGCATGATTAGTGAGGTGTTAGGAAAAGAAAGACAAAGAGTGAACACCCGTGCACGAATCTGATCGTACCCCTAGTGGCTAGACTTAGCCCCACTTCAACCAATCACTCCTCGGTCATCCCCCTGATGGCCCGAGAGGAGGACAGGATCTCTCTTAGTCGTTCCACGTGCTCGGTCTCTTCATGCGAAAGAAAAGGGGGAACGTTGTTGATCGCCCGGGAGGTCCACCCGACGCAAAACTCCCACCCTCGACTGCAACTCACGAAGAAGTGACgggccttccaccccttgttgttgGAGGGTGCCCCACTAATCCTAAACCCACTTCCGACTGTTAGGTAATACCTGCCCTGCCTCTTGCATAAGTGAAAGCAGGCCAAGAAGAGGGTTCGGGTCGATTCAATCCCTACCCCTCGACATTCCCCGAGGAAAATCACCATATAGTGCTAGGAATTCGGCATCATCTGGGATAGAGAGATCCCCCACCAGCGGAGGCATTCTTGGACGATCGGATGCAGCGGGAAAAGTAGCCCTGCCTCCAGAGCATCCGTGGTCAGCCCAAATCCATTGGGAAATGGGTCATGAGGACATTGACCTGGGCATGGAGCATGAAGTTCATAGTCCTTCCGGATACTGTAGCGATCTCGAATTGGACATAATAAGTTCTCGGGCACCACCGAATCGACCTCGTGCCATGACCTAATCACTTGCAGGGCCGTAAAGGCCTTCGAATCAGCCGAGTCCAAGCCGCCCAACGAAGAACTAATCACCTCTACCCTAGAACTACCGGAGCTTGAGCTGCTGATCTCAGAAACCGATCGACTCAAAGAGGggggagaagaagatgaagatatCCCGACCTTGAAAAAATAAGCGGCTAACTAAGGCGAAAGCAGGGAAAACAACAACTGAGCAATGCCATCACATTCCACAGTTAGGGGTTTATAAAGAAGAAACTCGTCGCCCAGAAGCTGACGTTTGGGCTCCCCAAGGAAAGAGACGATTGCAGCATTCAAAACCTCCATAACTCCCGGATATCTCCGAATTCCCCACTCTTGAAAGTCCCACCAGAGGCCCGCTCCTAACAGAAAAGATTGTGACATTCAAACCCACCATAACTCCCGGATTCCCCAGTCTCCTCGGCTATGCCACTCGTGACAGGAAATTTCCCGCCAGAAGCCTTCTTGTGCCagtccaaacctgagcccgagttcagttGCTCAGCCAACATGTTCAGTCTTTACCCGAGTCACGTAGCTCAACCCCCCGACCAGCAACTCGCCAATTCAAACCTGAACCCGAGTTCAGTTGCTTGGCCAATAGGTTCAGTCTTTGCTTGAGTCACTCAGCTCGGCCCACTGACCAATGACTCGCTAGTCCAAACCTGGGCCCGAGTTTAGTTGCTCGGCCAATAGGTTCAGTTTTTGCCCGAGTCGCGTAGCTCggtcctgctagtcataggtgcccagcaagccaatcacgtgagtgatgacacgtgtgacttaatacagaatctttttgcttattatattttggtgtatatcactttataattattatatatatatattgtgatgtccttggatttgtgcaataggaatcagatttgtgcaatgggattccgtagtcctagtggtgtatctcgtccttagacttgagacaccaaggatgtcctatatgagtgctccactctttgataccagacttataggtttggttgtcccagatctagtacaattggtcattgggagtggtagtcgaccttacgagggctattgagtgtcgatagaggatcatccactctcgacgtcatgagaggaatatctcatatgttcttgctcagacaaatccctggccagggtcattcgagttgagagacaaagagttttccgagagaatccgattagagcgagactcgagtagaaaccgtatgggtctgacagcaccatgctcaatatacggtctctgggatattagatggatgagggattataggtacatggtaactgaggacagacaggtccaatggattggattcccttgtatcgtctagggactacggcgtagtggcctagtacgtccgtaatcgatgagtcaagtgaattattacaaagataataattcactaagttagaaggagttctgacaggtatgactcacgaccagctcgatattgggcctagagggtcacacacatatggtaggcattgcgatgagtagaggttctgatatgagatatccgacggagcccttgtcttattggatgcagatccaatacccactaggggaggacccattagggtttgacagtggaccgctataaataggagggattcagagcctcataggctagagcctttgcttgcctctcctattctcttccccctctccacctcagagcaggcctggagttttgaggagcgttgtcgcagccctgctgtatggatcaccgctaaagaggaggacgcttgacctccttcaccctctcctaatgatctgcaaggaaacagggatatacgatctccctaagtaacacaatctattatatacgcagttttaagtttcgtggattttgtgcaccaatcttcgcacgacaacgaacatctctttgggaatcggagattttgttttcttgttcttccactgcgcatgtgatgtcgcccccaagatttcccaataggtatacgataactgaggaaagacaggtccaatggattggattcccctgtatcgtctagggactacggcgtagtggcctagtacgtccgtagtcgatgagtcaagtgaattattacagagataataattcactgagttagaaggagttctaacagatatgactcatgaccagctcgatattgagcctagagggtcacacacatatggtaggtattgcgataagtagaggttctgatatgagatatccgacggagcccttgtcttattggatgcagatccaatacccactaggggaggacccattagggtttgacaggagacctctataaataggagggattcagagcctcataggctagagcctttgcttgcctctcctattctcttccctctctccacctcagagcaggcatggagttttgaggagcgtcgtcgcagccctgctgtgtggatcaccgctagagaggatgacgcttgatctccttcaccctctcctaaggatctgcaaggaaacaaggatatacgatctccctaggtaacacaatctactccatacgcagttttaagtttcacggattttgcgcaccaatcttcgcacgacgacgaacatctctttgggaatcggggattttattttcttgttcttccgctgcgcatgtgatgtcacccccaagatttcccaacaggtccCCCGACCAACAATTCGCTAGTCCAAACTTGAGCCTGGGTTCAGTTGCTCAGCCAACAAGTTCAATTTCTGCTCGAGTCGCACGGCTCGGCCCCTCGACCAACGACTCGTCAGTCGAAACTTGAGCCTGAGTTCAGTTTGCTCGGCCAACAagttcagtctttgcccgagtcgcgcAGCTCGACCCCCCGACCAATGTCTCGTTAGTCCAAACTTGAGCCCAAGTTTAGTTGCTCGACCAACAGGTTCAGTTTTTGCCCGAGTCATGTAGTTCGGGCCCCCGACCAGTGACTTGCCagtccaaacctgagcccgagttcagttACTCGGCCAACATATtcaatctttgcccgagtcacaCAGCTCACCCCCCCAACCAGCGACTTGCCAatccaaacctgagcccgagtttagTTGCTCGGCCAACAagttcagtctttgcccgagtcgcgtaGCTCGACCCCACGACCAAACGACTCGCCagtccaaacctgagcccgagtttaaTTGCTCGACCAACGGGTTCAATCTTTGTCTGAGTCGCGCATCTCGGCCCCTTGACCAGTGACCCGCCAATCCAAACCTGAGCCTGAGTTCAGTTGCTCGGCCAACAGGTTCAGTCTTTGCTCGAGTCGCGCAGCTCGACCCCCCGACCAGCGACTCGCCAGTCCAAACCTGAGCCCTAGTTTAGTTACTTGGCCAACAGGTTCAATTTTTGTCCGAGTCGCGTAGCTCGGCCCCCCAACTAGCGACTAGCCAGTCCAAACCTGAGCCCAAGTTCAATTGCTCGTCCAACAGTTTCAACCCTCGCCCAAGGCGCGAAGCACGTCCCGCCGAGCAACCCCACGACAAATCAGCCCGGCTACCCCTCACAAGCAATCGATCCACATGCGACACTCCTACGAGCCAAGCATGCCCCTCGCCCTCTTGCAAGGACCCTGTGGCACGCCTCAAGGGaggggagaagtgataaggtatattttggattCCAACTACGTCATAACCCTCGCCTCTGCCAAGTCAGCACGAGGAGTACTTCCACGCGCTAAGCCAGAATCCGTACCGAGACACCCTTCGGTACGTCCCATCCCGGAAAGCTTGGGACGACGCTGCATGGTGCCATTCTATGCATTCCGGGTGACGACCGCACGAATGTACCACCTCGCCAATCGAGGATCAGCCACCGCGCCAAATCTGCATACAATCGATCCTCGCGCAATGGTATAAAAGCCCTTGACGGGCATCTAGCTAGGGAAAAGAAAAAGGGAGGCTACCACTAACTTATTCGACGATGGGCCACTGTCGGGAACCCCCGACGAGGGCTTTCTGTGCAGGAGCTcggtcccccccccccccgagaaGCGCTGTCATCCCGATCAGGAGACACCTTCCCGGAAAACGGAGTCAGTGCCCCGACCGAGAGATGCCATCCCTCAGACGGTGCCACCGCATCCTGACTTCCTAACATAGTCGGCTTCGACACTTCTTCCAACCGATCGCGAAATCCTGACATCGACCCATGGACCAAGACGTGTTCGACTCATCGACCACGATATATTTGTTTACCAAGACTACTTATTCACATTAGAAGAAAGAAGTACAATCAAAACTGTTCTATAATTCACTAAAAGAAGTTAATTGTTCGTCTATCTCTGCTAGCTACGGGAAGCTTTCGAGTAACACACTCTGCTGGCCTTGGGCTCTGCTAGAAAGTACTTCACGGTCAACTTCTCCACTCCTAGAATGAGACATCAAGAGGGCTTCTTTGCCTCCTTGCCGTGGGAACCCGTTGGTGCTGGAGCAAACAATGGCCatcgagccatttctctttggaatCATTACAGAATATCTTTGGTGTCTATTTTGCAGACACTTGAGAAGAAGAGTGACATCACAAGACACGTGACGGTGATTACAAGCGTCATGCCGTTTAACATCAAGGTGGAGCCACTTGTTGCCGGAGGAACAGATCCGAAGACTGTTGATCCAGTAGGAATAGTCGTGTTGAGGACAGATGAGCTTGTGCTGTCAGTGCAGGTGTTAGCAGATAATTCTTCTGTCAGTTGCGATGATCGTAAAGGTAACTGAATTCTGCTGCAAAAGAAAATTGTCTTCAGGGAGGAGATTTTACCTTGTTGATGGATGCTGACACGTTGAAGTACCTGCGAGAGCACACAGTGAGAAGATTGCCGAGAACTAGACGTTACGTAAATGAGCACCCAGATCCAATACAGGTGGATGTGTCAAATCGTTGTTGCTTTCAGAATTTGATTGGCCTAAGCAAAGCTATCGGTGTCTGTTAGTCTCGAGTGGTAGGATAAGGTAGAACCTGATACCATCAAGTTATATGCAGACATTTGGCACATTGTGCCCATTTTCTCTCTCATAATACTCCGAGTTATAGGATTTGATCACTATTAGTCACGAAGCATAAGATTTGCTCAAATCTGTGGTAAAAGAGCAATGAGATGTGATCAAACTTACTTGGATCCACATTGGTAATCACAGCTGTTCCTCCAAAATCACAGCTGGTAGGAATTGGGTTCTTCTGGTAGTACTCATTGAATGCATACGATGCATGATCACGGACTGTATTCGGGTTGTAGCAGCTGCCACCTTCCTGAATTGCCGAACAATCTGCGCCGCCATATCCACACGCATAGTCTAGAGCAACCTGCAGTCCAGTCTTGGATGCAGTCTGGCTTGCAACACACCAGCTTTGGctggatgacgatgatgatgatggggtCACCATCGCCGGAGTGGAATATGGGTCCGTAGTCGGAGTGGTCGATGTTGTGGGAAAGGGATTGTAGTCGGGAGTCGTAGTAGTTGGGGTGGTGATCGTGGGGTTGAGCACCGGAACTGTAGTTATCGGAGTGACAACATCCATTTCCGGCATCGTCTTCGAGGATTGCAGCTCGGTTTCAGCTAGTAGAAACCTGTTGAATTGTTTTCCAGGTTCATAAACCATTTCTTTGTTGGAATCGGTTGTCCGTGCGAGAGATGGACCGGATGACAAACCATCCTCTGATCCTTTAGCGACTACTCCTGCAGAGACGATTTGTAAGAACTGATGGTAACAAATGCAAAACCATGTGCAAAGCTTTGAAGATTTTATTGCCATGAGAATGATAAGAGTATGGTCAAAGAGTTTCTTTTCCTCTCAGGTGTATGGTGAGTGCTTCATCCTCGAAGAGCTGAGTGGACTTCGGTTCTTCTTAATCCTGACGCTTCTCAAGTTTGGTAATGGTGGCAAGAAAAGTATCTATCTTACTTGCTTAACCAACATGGACGGGGAAAACGCAGAGAATTTGTACTGACCCGAGTAAATAAGTCCGAACAAGAAGACGATGACATCGACACCCATATCTTTTAATGTCTTCCTCCGATCTTTCTTCACCTTCTCTTTTCCTGCTTCTCTGTTTCAGGTGCTCTTGCGAAGAGTTGCGCTTCAAGAGGGACAAGCAAGTCTACTTAAGCAGCGAAAAGGAGCAATTTTACCTTCATCTCACGATATATATCCGACAGGACACAAGTTCCCTTCATGATTGCAGTGGGGGAGAATATGAGGAGACTTGGGAGGGGAGGATGGGAGCTCGGGAGGCGCACGCAAGAGGAGGTGGTGGAAAAGAGCAGAAAAGGAAAAGGTTGCAGAggaaagcagcagcagcaacagcagtagCGACTCCAGCGGCAGCAGTGGAAAGAGGAAGGTGGTGTGAGAGTGAAGAATCCCTGCGTGGGTTGCCTGATGATGGTCATAATGATGATGAAACgaggggtggtggtggtggtggtggtggtggtggaggtgggAACCTCTCCTTTATCCCACGCTTTTACTATGTCTATGGGACTAAATCATGTGGGAAAGGCGGTGTTGAGCTGCTTTGCTTCTTTCCCTCTTTTTGGACTCTCTGACAGTGCCATTTCTTTGGTCTCGAGATCCTCTTCGTTGATTGCGGCCTATCAGTGACTGTAGTTTCGAGACCCAGATGCTTGACTTCCCATCCAGTTGAGTCAACCTGGCACGAACTTTAAGATAAAACCTTAGAGACATTGGTGCATGATTGCGGATACTACTGATGTGTGCGTGAAACATAAGCTAAATAAAAAGCCTAAAGCGCATTCACGTCTAATATATGGCCTCAAGCTGATTCAGCAAAGTTACTTGAATGGTGTAACGTACACAGGATTGGGTCAATCTTACCAGTGTCGTAGGACCCGTTGTCCCTCTAAATGTTCCGAATCTGGCACATCCAACTTGATCCACTCCATGACAATTACATTCCACCTGATTCATTTGATATAATGAATGTTTGGATCAATCGGATCCATTCTTTATGCCCAA
Above is a genomic segment from Musa acuminata AAA Group cultivar baxijiao chromosome BXJ3-4, Cavendish_Baxijiao_AAA, whole genome shotgun sequence containing:
- the LOC103981477 gene encoding glucan endo-1,3-beta-glucosidase 3 isoform X2, encoding MGVDVIVFLFGLIYSGVVAKGSEDGLSSGPSLARTTDSNKEMVYEPGKQFNRFLLAETELQSSKTMPEMDVVTPITTVPVLNPTITTPTTTTPDYNPFPTTSTTPTTDPYSTPAMVTPSSSSSSSQSWCVASQTASKTGLQVALDYACGYGGADCSAIQEGGSCYNPNTVRDHASYAFNEYYQKNPIPTSCDFGGTAVITNVDPSTSTCQHPSTSTSSSVLNTTIPTGSTVFGSVPPATSGSTLMLNGMTLVITVTCLVMSLFFSSVCKIDTKDIL
- the LOC103981477 gene encoding glucan endo-1,3-beta-glucosidase 12 isoform X1 yields the protein MAIKSSKLCTWFCICYHQFLQIVSAGVVAKGSEDGLSSGPSLARTTDSNKEMVYEPGKQFNRFLLAETELQSSKTMPEMDVVTPITTVPVLNPTITTPTTTTPDYNPFPTTSTTPTTDPYSTPAMVTPSSSSSSSQSWCVASQTASKTGLQVALDYACGYGGADCSAIQEGGSCYNPNTVRDHASYAFNEYYQKNPIPTSCDFGGTAVITNVDPSTSTCQHPSTSTSSSVLNTTIPTGSTVFGSVPPATSGSTLMLNGMTLVITVTCLVMSLFFSSVCKIDTKDIL